A single region of the Nocardioides aquaticus genome encodes:
- a CDS encoding transcriptional regulator: MGTDELHTRKVQTLKAWTSFVENGDSADSLVRPEILSSWTRSVAAVPTGVEAAPMADEDETASLWQDSPLQEAVAGVEAELRRTAADGDLVLAVTDAQTRILWTYGGRVMRRKAEAVNFAPGARWDDQSVGTNALDLATRMATPSMVFSAEHYAPIVHNWVCWAAPVFDPHSGRQIGVIDLSTTWDRSHPIGLATARVMARLIESAMPRSAHQPTALEDLIGQGDDAGPVGGALEAEPGLVMRLLGTAEVRHDGQRLLLNRRQTEILALLALHPEGLSLDRLHALVYGDQAVTLSTLKAEVSHLRAALGGQLASRPYRLTMPVTTDVDRVLDLLRAGQVARAVRAYGGDLLPGTNSPALSELADYVAVALREALLVDPEPAAVLRYSDLAPYDTEVVETCLSVLGDRHHPAKPLLKGKLAAASR; encoded by the coding sequence ACGGCGACTCGGCCGACTCGCTGGTGCGGCCCGAGATCCTCTCCAGCTGGACCCGCTCGGTGGCCGCGGTGCCCACCGGGGTCGAGGCGGCGCCGATGGCCGACGAGGACGAGACCGCGTCGCTGTGGCAGGACTCCCCGCTGCAGGAGGCGGTGGCCGGGGTCGAGGCCGAGCTGCGGCGCACCGCCGCGGACGGCGACCTGGTCCTGGCCGTGACCGACGCCCAGACCCGGATCCTGTGGACCTACGGCGGACGCGTGATGCGACGCAAGGCCGAGGCCGTCAACTTCGCTCCCGGCGCTCGCTGGGACGACCAGTCGGTCGGCACCAACGCCCTGGACCTGGCCACCCGGATGGCCACCCCGTCGATGGTGTTCTCCGCCGAGCACTACGCCCCGATCGTGCACAACTGGGTGTGCTGGGCCGCGCCCGTCTTCGACCCCCACAGCGGGCGCCAGATCGGGGTCATCGACCTGTCGACCACCTGGGACCGCAGCCACCCCATCGGGCTGGCCACCGCCCGGGTGATGGCGCGGCTGATCGAGTCGGCGATGCCGCGCTCGGCCCACCAGCCGACCGCGCTGGAGGACCTCATCGGCCAGGGCGACGACGCCGGCCCGGTCGGCGGCGCGCTCGAGGCCGAGCCGGGCCTGGTGATGCGCCTGCTCGGCACCGCCGAGGTGCGCCACGACGGCCAGCGGCTGCTGCTCAACCGTCGCCAGACCGAGATCCTCGCGCTGCTCGCGCTGCACCCCGAGGGCCTCTCGCTGGACCGGCTGCACGCGCTGGTCTACGGCGACCAGGCCGTCACGCTCTCCACGCTCAAGGCCGAGGTCTCGCACCTGCGGGCCGCGCTCGGGGGCCAGCTGGCCTCGCGGCCGTACCGGCTCACGATGCCGGTGACCACCGACGTCGACCGGGTGCTGGACCTGCTGCGCGCGGGCCAGGTCGCGCGCGCCGTCCGGGCCTACGGCGGCGACCTGCTGCCCGGCACCAACAGCCCGGCGCTGTCCGAGCTGGCCGACTACGTCGCGGTCGCCCTGCGCGAGGCGCTCCTGGTCGACCCGGAGCCGGCCGCGGTGCTGCGCTACTCCGACCTCGCCCCGTACGACACCGAGGTCGTCGAGACCTGCCTGTCGGTCCTGGGGGACCGGCACCACCCCGCGAAGCCCCTGCTCAAGGGCAAGCTCGCGGCCGCCTCGCGCTGA
- a CDS encoding (2Fe-2S)-binding protein, giving the protein MAKISLTVDGSKVSDDVEPRTTLVQYLREKLGKTGTVVGCDTSNCGACTVHLDGTSVKSCNVLAVQVDGASVTTIEGLAKDGHLHPVQESFRNCHGLQCGYCTPGMIMQSVALLEENPDPTEEEIRLGLEGNLCRCTGYQNIVKAVKEAAGTRAGASTAGAVAEEMDS; this is encoded by the coding sequence ATGGCGAAGATCAGCCTCACCGTCGACGGATCGAAGGTCTCCGACGACGTCGAACCCCGTACGACCCTCGTGCAGTACCTGCGCGAGAAGCTCGGCAAGACCGGCACGGTGGTCGGGTGCGACACCAGCAACTGCGGCGCGTGCACGGTGCACCTCGACGGCACCTCGGTGAAGTCCTGCAACGTGCTGGCCGTGCAGGTCGACGGCGCGTCGGTGACCACGATCGAGGGCCTGGCCAAGGACGGCCACCTGCACCCCGTCCAGGAGTCCTTCCGCAACTGCCACGGCCTCCAGTGCGGCTACTGCACGCCGGGGATGATCATGCAGAGCGTCGCCCTCCTGGAGGAGAACCCCGACCCCACCGAGGAGGAGATCCGCCTCGGGCTCGAGGGCAACCTGTGCCGCTGCACGGGCTACCAGAACATCGTCAAGGCCGTGAAGGAAGCGGCCGGCACGCGCGCCGGCGCCTCCACCGCCGGTGCCGTCGCAGAGGAGATGGACTCATGA
- a CDS encoding xanthine dehydrogenase family protein molybdopterin-binding subunit, protein MTTTQDRPVVAKEIGQERRRKEDQRLITGRTRWTDNIVLPGMLHLAMVRSPFAHAKITSIDKTEAEASPNVVAVLTGADLGESQGVLINAWAITTDQVTPTHLPCPSDKVSFAGEIVAVVVARTQAEARDAAELVDVEYEELPAALDLKKSANDEVLAHPDLGTNKSAFWKFDSLEAGTGSGIDEAIEKARSDGVVIEREYRQQRLIPAFMEPRSTVVDPTGEQITMWSATQVPHILRFALAATTGVSESKIRVIAPDVGGGFGGKLQTTPEEWLTFAIANRLGKPVKFTETRSESLMVAHHGRDQWQKLTLAADKEGNVLGLKVDLLADLGAYVSLVGGGVPVLGAFMFNAIYKFPAYQFNCQTVLTNKTWTDAYRGAGRPEATFGIERMMSELAAELDMDPLELREKNWIKHEEFPFTTVAGLEYDTGNYEAATALAREMFGYDDLRAEQKRRRDAGDKVQLGIGISTFTEMCGLAPSRVLGQLNYGAGGWEHASVRMLATGKVEVVTGASAHGQGHETAFSQIVADRLGVAFDDVEVLHGDTQIASKGLDTYGSRSLVVGGEALVKAADKVIEKAKPVAAHLLEASVDDIEFEGGRFTVRGTDQGMAIGEISAAMFSAHDYPEGMEPSLDSEATYDPVNFNYPHGTHLCAMEVDTETGAVKMRKYVCVDDIGNVINPMIVAGQVHGGLVQGIAQALWEEAVYDDAGTLVSGSFVDYLLPTAADTMNYEVDHTTTPSITNTLGTKGVGEAGTIASTPAVVNAVVDAVRHLGVNDIQMPCTPERVWKAVNGVGAGGEDPTEGAAAAHFDPATGMEGTTDRTTGGTQA, encoded by the coding sequence ATGACCACCACCCAGGACCGTCCCGTCGTCGCCAAGGAGATCGGGCAGGAGCGCCGCCGCAAGGAGGACCAGCGCCTGATCACCGGGCGTACCCGGTGGACCGACAACATCGTGCTGCCCGGGATGCTGCACCTCGCGATGGTGCGCAGCCCCTTCGCCCACGCGAAGATCACCTCGATCGACAAGACCGAGGCGGAGGCCTCGCCCAACGTGGTCGCGGTGCTGACCGGCGCCGACCTCGGCGAGAGCCAGGGCGTGCTGATCAACGCCTGGGCGATCACCACCGACCAGGTCACCCCGACCCACCTGCCGTGCCCCAGCGACAAGGTCAGCTTCGCCGGCGAGATCGTGGCCGTCGTGGTGGCCCGCACGCAGGCCGAGGCCCGCGACGCCGCCGAGCTCGTCGACGTCGAGTACGAGGAGCTCCCGGCCGCGCTGGACCTGAAGAAGTCCGCCAACGACGAGGTGCTCGCGCACCCCGACCTGGGCACCAACAAGTCCGCGTTCTGGAAGTTCGACTCCCTCGAGGCCGGCACCGGCAGCGGCATCGACGAGGCGATCGAGAAGGCCCGTTCCGACGGCGTCGTGATCGAGCGCGAGTACCGCCAGCAGCGCCTGATCCCGGCGTTCATGGAGCCCCGCTCCACGGTGGTCGACCCGACCGGCGAGCAGATCACCATGTGGTCGGCCACCCAGGTGCCGCACATCCTGCGCTTCGCGCTGGCCGCGACCACCGGGGTGTCGGAGTCCAAGATCCGCGTGATCGCCCCCGACGTGGGCGGCGGCTTCGGCGGCAAGCTCCAGACCACCCCGGAGGAGTGGCTGACCTTCGCCATCGCCAACCGCCTGGGCAAGCCGGTGAAGTTCACCGAGACCCGCTCGGAGAGCCTGATGGTGGCCCACCACGGTCGCGACCAGTGGCAGAAGCTGACCCTGGCCGCCGACAAGGAGGGCAACGTCCTCGGCCTCAAGGTGGACCTGCTCGCCGACCTCGGGGCGTACGTGTCCCTCGTCGGCGGCGGCGTGCCGGTGCTCGGCGCGTTCATGTTCAACGCCATCTACAAGTTCCCGGCCTACCAGTTCAACTGCCAGACGGTGCTGACCAACAAGACCTGGACCGACGCCTACCGCGGCGCCGGACGGCCCGAGGCCACCTTCGGCATCGAGCGGATGATGAGCGAGCTCGCCGCCGAGCTCGACATGGACCCGCTCGAGCTGCGCGAGAAGAACTGGATCAAGCACGAGGAGTTCCCCTTCACCACGGTGGCCGGGCTCGAGTACGACACCGGCAACTACGAGGCCGCCACCGCGCTTGCCCGCGAGATGTTCGGCTACGACGACCTGCGCGCCGAGCAGAAGCGTCGTCGCGACGCCGGCGACAAGGTCCAGCTCGGCATCGGCATCTCCACCTTCACCGAGATGTGCGGCCTGGCCCCCTCCCGGGTGCTCGGGCAGCTCAACTACGGCGCCGGCGGCTGGGAGCACGCGTCGGTGCGGATGCTGGCCACCGGCAAGGTCGAGGTCGTGACCGGTGCCTCCGCGCACGGCCAGGGCCACGAGACGGCGTTCAGCCAGATCGTGGCCGACCGGCTCGGGGTCGCCTTCGACGACGTCGAGGTGCTGCACGGCGACACCCAGATCGCGAGCAAGGGCCTGGACACCTACGGCTCGCGCTCGCTGGTCGTCGGCGGCGAGGCGCTGGTCAAGGCGGCCGACAAGGTCATCGAGAAGGCCAAGCCCGTCGCGGCCCACCTGCTCGAGGCCTCGGTGGACGACATCGAGTTCGAGGGAGGCCGGTTCACGGTCCGGGGCACCGACCAGGGGATGGCCATCGGCGAGATCTCCGCGGCCATGTTCTCGGCGCACGACTACCCCGAGGGCATGGAGCCGTCGCTGGACTCCGAGGCCACCTACGACCCGGTGAACTTCAACTACCCCCACGGCACGCACCTGTGCGCGATGGAGGTCGACACCGAGACTGGTGCGGTCAAGATGCGCAAGTACGTCTGCGTGGACGACATCGGCAACGTGATCAACCCGATGATCGTCGCGGGCCAGGTCCACGGCGGCCTGGTCCAGGGCATCGCGCAGGCGCTCTGGGAGGAGGCGGTCTACGACGACGCCGGGACCCTGGTCTCCGGCTCGTTCGTCGACTACCTGCTGCCGACGGCGGCCGACACGATGAACTACGAGGTCGACCACACCACCACCCCGTCGATCACCAACACGCTCGGCACCAAGGGCGTGGGCGAGGCGGGCACGATCGCCTCCACCCCGGCCGTGGTCAACGCCGTGGTCGACGCCGTGCGCCACCTCGGCGTGAACGACATCCAGATGCCCTGCACGCCCGAGCGCGTCTGGAAGGCCGTCAACGGCGTCGGAGCGGGGGGCGAGGACCCGACCGAGGGTGCCGCCGCCGCGCACTTCGACCCGGCGACCGGCATGGAAGGCACCACCGACCGCACCACTGGAGGGACGCAGGCATGA
- a CDS encoding FAD binding domain-containing protein produces the protein MIPAPFEYLAPTTVEDALAALAEHGDDAKILGGGQSLLPVLRMRLNAPEMVIDLGKIESIRGIRDDGDAIVIGAMTTHAAVGSDPLVAEHAALVSKAVEHLADAQIRHRGTFGGALAHADPAGDLGAPALALGAQFVIAGPGGTRTVEADDFFVDLFETAIGEDEILTEVRIPKHTGWGAHYEKFVRVAHQWPIVAVAAAVRVEGGVIAEARVGLTNMGNTPLRARSVEAALVGVQATEDAVREAAGKAADGTNPPSDLNGESSYRKHLATVLTRRAVVTAAGG, from the coding sequence ATGATCCCCGCACCGTTCGAGTACCTCGCGCCCACCACGGTCGAGGACGCCCTCGCGGCCCTCGCCGAGCACGGCGACGACGCCAAGATCCTCGGGGGCGGCCAGAGCCTCCTGCCCGTGCTCCGGATGCGCCTCAACGCACCCGAGATGGTCATCGACCTCGGCAAGATCGAGTCGATCCGGGGCATCCGCGACGACGGCGACGCGATCGTCATCGGCGCGATGACCACCCACGCGGCGGTCGGCTCCGACCCGCTCGTGGCCGAGCACGCCGCCCTGGTGAGCAAGGCCGTCGAGCACCTGGCCGACGCCCAGATCCGTCACCGCGGCACCTTCGGCGGGGCCCTGGCCCACGCCGACCCGGCCGGCGACCTGGGGGCCCCGGCGCTCGCGCTCGGCGCCCAGTTCGTGATCGCCGGTCCGGGGGGCACGCGCACCGTCGAGGCCGACGACTTCTTCGTCGACCTCTTCGAGACCGCCATCGGCGAGGACGAGATCCTCACCGAGGTCCGCATCCCCAAGCACACCGGGTGGGGCGCGCACTACGAGAAGTTCGTGCGGGTCGCGCACCAGTGGCCGATCGTGGCCGTCGCCGCGGCGGTCCGGGTCGAGGGCGGCGTGATCGCCGAGGCCCGCGTCGGGCTGACCAACATGGGCAACACCCCGCTGCGTGCGCGCAGCGTGGAGGCGGCCCTGGTCGGCGTGCAGGCCACCGAGGACGCGGTGCGGGAGGCGGCCGGCAAGGCCGCCGACGGCACCAACCCGCCCTCGGACCTGAACGGCGAGTCGTCGTACCGCAAGCACCTGGCCACCGTGCTGACCCGGCGCGCCGTCGTGACCGCGGCGGGGGGCTGA
- a CDS encoding SRPBCC family protein, with protein sequence MDLSHSFTVPTPVDATWAHFQDLGALAECFPGATIGDYDEQNFSGTVKVKLGPIALVYSGSGTFVEKDDEAHRFVVDAKGKDKRGNGTAGAKVTLSMQDADGATDVQVLTDLNVTGKPAQFGRGVMQDVSDKLLGQFVACLEKTLSDGPAEAPAAAGTESVAGTSAGDEAQGEPAVVAASPAASGGEAPATAPAAPRPAAPRPAPAKEDDALDLGAAVIPILVKTYGPQAAIALVIAVLAYLAGKRR encoded by the coding sequence ATGGACCTGTCCCACTCGTTCACCGTCCCGACCCCGGTCGACGCCACCTGGGCGCACTTCCAGGACCTGGGCGCGCTCGCGGAGTGCTTCCCCGGGGCCACCATCGGCGACTACGACGAGCAGAACTTCTCCGGCACGGTGAAGGTCAAGCTCGGTCCGATCGCCCTGGTGTACTCCGGGAGCGGCACCTTCGTGGAGAAGGACGACGAGGCCCACCGGTTCGTGGTGGACGCCAAGGGCAAGGACAAGCGAGGCAACGGCACCGCCGGCGCCAAGGTGACGCTGTCCATGCAGGACGCCGACGGCGCCACCGACGTGCAGGTCCTCACCGACCTCAACGTCACCGGCAAGCCGGCGCAGTTCGGCCGTGGCGTGATGCAGGACGTCTCCGACAAGCTGCTCGGCCAGTTCGTGGCCTGCTTGGAGAAGACGCTGTCGGACGGACCCGCCGAGGCCCCGGCCGCGGCGGGGACGGAGTCGGTGGCGGGGACCTCCGCCGGCGACGAGGCGCAGGGGGAGCCGGCCGTCGTGGCGGCCTCCCCGGCGGCCTCCGGGGGCGAGGCCCCGGCGACGGCTCCGGCCGCCCCGCGGCCGGCGGCGCCCCGCCCGGCACCGGCGAAGGAGGACGACGCGCTGGACCTCGGCGCGGCGGTCATCCCGATCCTGGTCAAGACCTACGGACCGCAGGCCGCGATCGCCCTCGTGATCGCGGTGCTGGCCTACCTGGCGGGCAAGCGCCGCTGA
- the gndA gene encoding NADP-dependent phosphogluconate dehydrogenase: MADTTSTTDARATIGLTGLAVMGRNLARNIARQGHTIAVHNRTTEKMTSLVEQFGDEGDFVPTETLEEFVAAIERPRAIVIMVKAGAPTDAVIDELVPLLDPDDIVVDAGNAHYDDTVRREAALAEKDLHFVGMGVSGGEEGALNGPSIMPGGSEHAWERLRPVLTSIAAEVDGTPCTTHVGPGAAGHFVKMVHNGIEYADMQLIAESYDLLRTVGGLEPAEISQVFREWNDGDLESFLIDITADVLAHTDGDTGAPFVDVVRDAAEQKGTGRWTVQSALDLGVPVTGIAEATFARSISGHTEQRAAAAQTFGSDLARVEVDRDTFVDQVRAALYASKVVAYAQGFDQIKAGSEENDWDVDLGDMATIWRGGCIIRAQFLNRIVDAYAERADLPSLLVDPYFADAVRDGLEAWREVVATAARVGVPTPAFASSLAYFDALRRDRLPAALIQGLRDNFGAHTYGRTDREGTFHTLWAGDLSEEDQS; this comes from the coding sequence ATGGCTGACACCACCTCCACGACCGACGCCCGCGCCACCATCGGCCTGACCGGCCTGGCGGTGATGGGCCGCAACCTCGCGCGCAACATCGCCCGGCAGGGCCACACCATCGCGGTGCACAACCGGACCACCGAGAAGATGACGAGCCTCGTCGAGCAGTTCGGCGACGAGGGCGACTTCGTGCCGACGGAGACCCTCGAGGAGTTCGTGGCCGCGATCGAGCGGCCTCGCGCCATCGTGATCATGGTGAAGGCCGGCGCCCCCACCGACGCGGTGATCGACGAGCTGGTCCCGCTGCTGGACCCCGACGACATCGTCGTCGACGCCGGCAACGCCCACTACGACGACACCGTGCGCCGCGAGGCCGCCCTGGCCGAGAAGGACCTCCACTTCGTGGGGATGGGCGTCTCGGGCGGCGAGGAGGGCGCGCTGAACGGCCCCTCGATCATGCCCGGCGGCTCCGAGCACGCCTGGGAGCGCCTGCGCCCGGTGCTCACCTCGATCGCCGCCGAGGTCGACGGCACCCCGTGCACCACCCACGTGGGCCCCGGCGCAGCCGGGCACTTCGTCAAGATGGTGCACAACGGCATCGAGTACGCCGACATGCAGCTGATCGCGGAGTCGTACGACCTGCTGCGCACCGTCGGCGGGCTGGAGCCGGCCGAGATCTCGCAGGTCTTCCGTGAGTGGAACGACGGCGACCTCGAGTCGTTCCTCATCGACATCACCGCCGACGTGCTCGCCCACACCGACGGCGACACCGGGGCACCCTTCGTCGACGTCGTGCGGGACGCCGCCGAGCAGAAGGGCACCGGGCGCTGGACCGTGCAGAGCGCCCTCGACCTTGGCGTGCCGGTCACCGGCATCGCGGAGGCCACCTTCGCCCGCAGCATCTCCGGCCACACCGAGCAGCGCGCGGCGGCGGCCCAGACGTTCGGCTCCGACCTGGCACGCGTCGAGGTCGACCGGGACACGTTCGTCGACCAGGTCCGCGCGGCGCTGTACGCCTCCAAGGTGGTCGCCTACGCCCAGGGCTTCGACCAGATCAAGGCCGGCAGCGAGGAGAACGACTGGGACGTCGACCTCGGCGACATGGCCACCATCTGGCGCGGCGGCTGCATCATCCGGGCCCAGTTCCTCAACCGGATCGTGGACGCCTACGCCGAGCGGGCCGACCTGCCCTCGCTGCTGGTCGACCCCTACTTCGCCGACGCCGTGCGGGACGGGCTGGAGGCCTGGCGCGAGGTGGTCGCGACGGCCGCGCGGGTGGGCGTGCCGACCCCGGCCTTCGCCTCGTCGCTGGCCTACTTCGACGCGCTGCGCCGCGACCGGCTGCCGGCCGCGCTGATCCAGGGCCTGCGCGACAACTTCGGCGCGCACACCTACGGGCGCACCGACCGCGAGGGCACGTTCCACACCCTGTGGGCCGGGGACCTGTCCGAGGAGGACCAGTCCTGA
- a CDS encoding alpha-ketoglutarate-dependent dioxygenase AlkB, which translates to MDFQTTLFADAADEADQARPAGGHLVLDGVERVVLGDGAWVDVRRSWLPSADEVMAALVREVPWRAERRQMYDRLVDVPRLVHTYMIDEDLPHEVLTAAREALSAHYLPELGEPFRTAGCCYYRDGRDSVAWHGDTIGRGSTHDTMVAIVSVGDPRRLALRPRGGGASRSFEMGHGDLVVMGGSCQRTWEHAVPKVASAGPRLSVQFRPFNVF; encoded by the coding sequence ATGGACTTCCAGACCACGCTCTTCGCCGACGCCGCCGACGAGGCCGACCAGGCCCGCCCGGCAGGGGGTCACCTCGTGCTCGACGGGGTCGAGCGGGTCGTGCTCGGCGACGGGGCGTGGGTCGACGTCCGCCGCAGCTGGCTGCCGAGCGCCGACGAGGTGATGGCGGCGCTGGTGCGCGAGGTGCCGTGGCGCGCCGAGCGGCGCCAGATGTACGACCGGCTGGTCGACGTGCCCCGTCTGGTGCACACCTACATGATCGACGAGGACCTCCCCCACGAGGTGCTGACCGCGGCGCGCGAGGCGCTCAGCGCCCACTACCTGCCCGAGCTCGGCGAGCCGTTCCGCACCGCCGGCTGCTGCTACTACCGCGACGGGCGCGACTCGGTGGCCTGGCACGGCGACACGATCGGCCGCGGCAGCACCCACGACACGATGGTCGCGATCGTCTCGGTCGGCGACCCGCGCCGGCTCGCCCTGCGCCCGCGCGGCGGCGGGGCGTCCCGGTCCTTCGAGATGGGCCACGGCGACCTCGTGGTGATGGGCGGGTCCTGCCAGCGCACGTGGGAGCACGCGGTGCCGAAGGTGGCCTCCGCCGGGCCGCGCCTGTCGGTCCAGTTCCGCCCGTTCAACGTGTTCTGA
- a CDS encoding SRPBCC family protein: protein MHVERRFTVPRPVEEVFAYFADFTTTQEWDPGTVTTTRLAGDGGAGTTWANTSEFLGRRVELVYETVTHRPPSEVELRGRNGRTTATDHLWFEADGTGTAVRYRATFDFSFPLKVVVPLVIRRRVEALADETVEQIQRSLG, encoded by the coding sequence ATGCACGTCGAGCGTCGGTTCACCGTCCCCCGCCCCGTCGAGGAGGTCTTCGCCTACTTCGCCGACTTCACCACGACCCAGGAGTGGGACCCCGGCACGGTGACCACCACCCGGCTGGCGGGCGACGGCGGGGCCGGCACGACGTGGGCGAACACCTCGGAGTTCCTCGGGCGCCGCGTCGAGCTGGTCTACGAGACCGTCACCCACCGGCCGCCGTCCGAGGTGGAGCTGCGGGGGCGCAACGGGCGGACGACCGCCACGGACCACCTGTGGTTCGAGGCCGACGGCACCGGGACGGCGGTGCGCTACCGCGCCACCTTCGACTTCTCCTTCCCGCTCAAGGTGGTCGTGCCGCTGGTGATCCGGCGGAGGGTCGAGGCGCTCGCCGACGAGACGGTCGAGCAGATCCAGCGCTCGCTCGGCTGA
- a CDS encoding macrolide 2'-phosphotransferase, which translates to MTTIESALDLAAAHGLHLVAEGATVDEAGLDYRVVKAADDAGLRWVLRLPRRPDVSAGMAAEVRILDLVAPVLAAGGVAVPDWQVCAADLVAYPLLPGAPGLTLSASGEPVWHMDPASPDYAARLGRLLARLHDVSPEQAAAAGVEVRTPAQVRQAWRDDVARVHDAFPVAAGTAASWEDWLADDACWPEETVMTHGEIYPAHVLLDDDGAVVGVLDWTTARVDDPARDLSAQYGAAGPDLLRATLEAYADAGGRVHPGLADQARHLWDAAPIAYALHALLTRDDGDLAAAAALLDPRG; encoded by the coding sequence GTGACCACCATCGAGTCCGCGCTCGACCTGGCTGCCGCGCACGGGCTGCACCTGGTCGCCGAGGGGGCCACGGTCGACGAGGCAGGCCTGGACTACCGGGTCGTCAAGGCCGCGGACGACGCCGGTCTCCGCTGGGTGCTGCGCCTCCCGCGTCGCCCCGACGTCTCCGCGGGGATGGCTGCCGAGGTACGCATCCTCGACCTGGTCGCCCCGGTGCTCGCCGCCGGTGGCGTCGCGGTGCCGGACTGGCAGGTCTGTGCCGCCGACCTGGTCGCCTACCCGCTGCTGCCCGGCGCGCCCGGTCTGACGCTGTCGGCGAGCGGCGAGCCCGTGTGGCACATGGACCCCGCCAGCCCGGACTACGCCGCCCGCCTGGGACGTCTCCTGGCTCGCCTGCACGACGTGTCGCCCGAGCAGGCCGCGGCGGCGGGGGTGGAGGTGCGCACCCCGGCCCAGGTCCGGCAGGCCTGGCGGGACGACGTCGCGAGGGTGCACGACGCCTTCCCCGTCGCGGCCGGGACGGCCGCGAGCTGGGAGGACTGGCTGGCCGACGACGCCTGCTGGCCCGAGGAGACCGTGATGACGCACGGCGAGATCTACCCCGCCCACGTCCTGCTCGACGACGACGGCGCCGTCGTCGGTGTCCTGGACTGGACCACGGCCCGCGTCGACGACCCGGCCCGCGACCTGTCCGCCCAGTACGGCGCGGCGGGCCCCGACCTGCTCCGGGCCACCCTGGAGGCCTACGCCGACGCCGGCGGGCGCGTCCACCCCGGTCTGGCCGACCAGGCCAGGCACCTCTGGGACGCCGCCCCGATCGCCTACGCGCTGCACGCGCTGCTCACCCGGGACGACGGCGATCTCGCGGCCGCGGCCGCGCTGCTGGACCCGCGGGGCTGA
- a CDS encoding ABC transporter ATP-binding protein: MTTAHEAAPQVAARVRNLTKSYGSGDARVVALDDVSVDLEAGRFTAVMGPSGSGKSTLMHCCAALDRGDSGSVVIGEQDLTTLKDAALTRLRREEVGFVFQSFNLVPTLTARENILLPLSIAGRKPDPGWFDVVIDTVDLRPRLTHKPNELSGGQQQRVAVARALISRPRIVFADEPTGNLDSRSGAEVLSLLRAAVDDHGQTVVMVTHDPLAAAYCDRVLFLADGRVVHDLERPDREQVLSVMADLAAAPPQVG, from the coding sequence ATGACCACCGCCCACGAGGCCGCCCCGCAGGTCGCCGCCCGGGTGCGGAACCTGACGAAGTCCTACGGCTCCGGCGACGCGCGCGTCGTCGCCCTCGACGACGTGAGCGTCGACCTCGAGGCCGGCCGCTTCACCGCGGTCATGGGCCCGAGCGGGTCGGGGAAGTCGACGCTGATGCACTGCTGCGCGGCGCTCGACCGGGGTGACTCCGGGTCGGTGGTGATCGGGGAGCAGGACCTGACCACGCTGAAGGACGCCGCGCTGACCCGGCTGCGGCGCGAGGAGGTCGGGTTCGTCTTCCAGTCCTTCAACCTCGTGCCGACCCTCACGGCGCGGGAGAACATCCTGCTGCCGCTCTCCATCGCGGGCCGCAAGCCGGACCCGGGCTGGTTCGACGTCGTCATCGACACCGTCGACCTCCGCCCACGGCTGACCCACAAGCCGAACGAGCTCTCCGGCGGCCAGCAGCAGCGCGTCGCGGTCGCCCGGGCGCTGATCAGCCGCCCGCGGATCGTCTTCGCCGACGAGCCCACCGGCAACCTCGACTCGCGCTCGGGCGCCGAGGTGCTCTCGCTGCTGCGGGCCGCGGTCGACGACCACGGCCAGACCGTGGTGATGGTGACCCACGACCCGCTCGCGGCGGCGTACTGCGACCGCGTGCTCTTCCTCGCCGACGGCCGGGTGGTGCACGACCTCGAGCGGCCCGACCGCGAGCAGGTCCTGTCGGTGATGGCCGACCTGGCCGCCGCGCCCCCGCAGGTCGGCTGA